Proteins encoded together in one Flavobacteriales bacterium window:
- a CDS encoding B12-binding domain-containing radical SAM protein, with amino-acid sequence MKVLLAHGYFLHEDAKERALMRPYPPLGLLYIAGHLRDAGHEVLVHDSTFSTLEGLLQRIRTERPGCLGLYVNLMTRANIVRIIGRVRQDPALRSVRIVLGGPETRAHAERFLRHGADACVVGEGERTMAELVHAFTAGRTALEGIDGAVWRDAQGTVHHNAEREKLKDLTGSSLPARDLIDMRAYLEAWRGRHGYSAINVSTMRGCPYTCRWCSRGVYGLSYRRRPVEKVLDELADIQQRYVPDRIWFVDDVFTVNHRWLQEFVDGLEERGLQISYECITRADRMNNAVIDLLKRSGCVQVWVGAESGSQAVIDAMDRRVDVQRVRDMIKAARAAGIGTGTFIMLGYPGEREEDILRTVEHLKESSPDVFTITVAYPITGTELHAQVEADLEHPLPWELGSDRELDFPRAYRKPYYGHAVRYVVNEVEWHKAREGGRRTSPRALRHKLRAWSGRAGMLLWRSLS; translated from the coding sequence ATGAAGGTGCTCCTCGCCCACGGCTATTTCCTCCATGAGGATGCGAAAGAGCGCGCCTTGATGCGCCCCTACCCGCCCCTCGGCCTCCTGTACATCGCCGGTCACCTTCGCGACGCAGGGCATGAAGTGCTCGTGCACGACAGCACCTTCAGCACCCTTGAAGGGCTTTTACAGCGGATCCGCACGGAACGGCCCGGCTGCCTGGGCCTGTATGTCAACCTGATGACCCGGGCGAACATCGTGCGCATCATCGGCCGCGTCCGGCAGGATCCCGCATTGCGGTCCGTGAGGATCGTGCTCGGCGGCCCGGAGACACGGGCCCATGCGGAACGCTTCCTGCGGCATGGTGCGGACGCCTGTGTGGTGGGCGAGGGCGAACGCACCATGGCGGAGCTGGTCCACGCGTTCACGGCCGGGCGCACCGCTCTGGAGGGCATCGACGGAGCGGTATGGCGCGACGCGCAGGGCACCGTGCACCACAATGCCGAGCGCGAAAAGCTCAAGGACCTTACCGGATCGTCGCTGCCAGCGCGCGACCTCATCGACATGCGCGCCTACCTCGAGGCCTGGCGGGGCCGGCACGGTTACAGTGCCATCAACGTCAGCACCATGCGAGGGTGCCCGTACACCTGCCGCTGGTGCAGCAGGGGCGTCTACGGCCTCAGCTACCGCCGCCGCCCCGTGGAAAAGGTGCTCGATGAACTGGCGGACATCCAGCAGCGCTATGTCCCGGACCGGATCTGGTTCGTGGATGATGTGTTCACCGTGAACCATCGCTGGCTCCAGGAATTCGTGGACGGGCTCGAGGAGCGTGGTCTGCAGATCAGCTATGAGTGCATCACCCGCGCCGACCGGATGAACAATGCGGTGATCGACCTGTTGAAGCGGAGCGGCTGTGTCCAGGTGTGGGTGGGCGCCGAGAGCGGCAGCCAGGCGGTGATCGACGCCATGGACCGCCGCGTCGATGTGCAACGCGTGCGCGACATGATCAAGGCCGCGCGGGCCGCGGGCATCGGAACGGGCACCTTCATCATGCTCGGTTATCCCGGTGAACGCGAAGAGGATATCCTGCGCACGGTGGAGCACCTCAAGGAGAGCTCTCCGGACGTGTTCACGATCACCGTCGCCTACCCCATCACCGGCACGGAGCTCCATGCGCAGGTGGAAGCCGACCTGGAGCACCCCCTTCCTTGGGAACTGGGCAGCGATCGCGAACTCGACTTTCCGCGGGCCTATCGCAAGCCCTACTACGGCCATGCGGTGCGCTACGTGGTGAACGAAGTGGAGTGGCACAAGGCACGAGAAGGCGGCCGACGCACATCCCCTCGCGCGCTCCGCCACAAACTGCGCGCGTGGAGCGGTCGTGCCGGTATGCTCCTCTGGCGATCCCTGTCCTGA
- a CDS encoding ThuA domain-containing protein — protein MIEQLLSSLLLALPFALHAQPRVLHFTRTSGFDHGTRAVSFTLFQGIAQDLGLLVDDDASGAPFSDPQVLDTYDVIVFSNTSGDAILDAQQRAYFEAWVAGGGHVLGIHAATDTYRHSTANGTSTGTWDFYAELIGGSVQQNPNHVSGTPLYAIQHIGAHASTADLPDPWAKNEEYYYWEDGYYGPDNVEVLRVEETIGPNGLVNSYDAPRPMSWYRVLPGGSRVFYTALGHAADTYTSDTLFRTHIADALAWLLEGSTGMERTSGVTGLTVFPNPAVDELTLVTDASSTGTPLEMWDVTGRLVMQAMITGERTDLHLGYLSSGAYVLRTMHTSMPLRIIR, from the coding sequence TTGATCGAGCAGCTTCTTTCCTCCCTTCTTCTCGCCCTGCCGTTCGCGCTTCACGCGCAACCGCGCGTGCTCCACTTCACGCGCACCAGCGGCTTCGATCATGGCACGCGTGCCGTGTCCTTCACCTTGTTCCAAGGGATCGCCCAGGACCTCGGCCTGCTGGTGGACGACGATGCCAGCGGTGCGCCCTTCAGCGATCCGCAGGTGTTGGATACGTACGATGTCATCGTTTTCTCCAACACCAGCGGCGACGCCATCCTGGACGCGCAGCAACGGGCCTACTTCGAGGCGTGGGTGGCCGGAGGCGGTCATGTGCTCGGCATCCATGCCGCCACCGACACCTACCGCCACAGCACGGCCAATGGCACCAGCACCGGCACGTGGGACTTCTACGCGGAGCTGATCGGCGGCAGCGTGCAGCAGAACCCGAACCACGTGAGCGGCACGCCGCTTTATGCCATTCAGCATATCGGGGCCCACGCCAGCACCGCCGACCTGCCCGACCCGTGGGCAAAGAACGAAGAGTACTACTACTGGGAGGACGGCTACTATGGCCCGGACAACGTGGAGGTGCTGCGGGTGGAGGAGACCATCGGCCCGAACGGCCTGGTGAACAGCTACGATGCGCCGCGCCCCATGAGCTGGTACCGCGTGCTTCCGGGCGGCTCGCGGGTGTTCTACACCGCCCTCGGACATGCGGCCGATACCTACACGAGCGACACGCTCTTTCGCACGCACATCGCCGATGCGCTGGCCTGGCTGCTGGAAGGCAGCACGGGCATGGAGCGTACGTCCGGGGTGACCGGGCTCACGGTATTCCCGAACCCTGCAGTGGATGAGCTGACGCTCGTGACCGATGCATCATCGACAGGGACGCCGCTTGAGATGTGGGATGTCACCGGTCGTCTGGTGATGCAGGCCATGATCACCGGTGAGCGCACCGATCTGCACCTGGGCTACCTGTCCTCGGGCGCGTATGTGTTGCGCACCATGCACACCTCCATGCCGCTCCGGATCATCCGGTGA
- a CDS encoding PHP domain-containing protein, with the protein MFINCHSWFSFTHGVMKPDALLEEAARMGVRSFALTDIHCSAGIPDLVRDAPRYGVRPVAGIEFRQGPKLLYIGLARNNDGFQRLNELLSPHLLDDEALPERPPSWRTCSSSTPSPTRHTNCGRTSAWASGRPTSRGCPSRRGGTG; encoded by the coding sequence ATGTTCATCAACTGCCATAGCTGGTTCAGCTTCACCCACGGGGTGATGAAGCCCGATGCGCTCCTGGAGGAGGCGGCGCGGATGGGCGTGCGCTCCTTCGCGCTCACCGACATCCACTGCTCGGCGGGCATCCCCGACCTGGTGCGCGACGCCCCGCGTTACGGCGTGCGCCCGGTGGCGGGCATCGAGTTCCGGCAGGGGCCGAAGCTGCTGTACATCGGCCTGGCGCGGAACAACGATGGCTTCCAGCGGCTGAACGAACTGCTGAGCCCGCACCTGCTGGATGACGAGGCCTTGCCGGAGCGCCCCCCGAGCTGGAGGACGTGTTCTTCATCCACCCCTTCGCCCACGCGCCACACCAACTGCGGCCGAACGAGCGCGTGGGCATCAGGCCGTCCGACCTCACGCGGCTGCCCTTCTCGCCGTGGAGGAACAGGATGA
- a CDS encoding methyltransferase domain-containing protein: protein MDAFDAAAATYDVDFTDSAVGRAQREQVWRALAPLLAGPSLRVLELNCGTGADAVHMAQAGHTVLATDRSPAMIAATRVHVQRAGLAQRVRTAPLDLTAPALPEAEGPFDLVLSDLGGLNCIDVDDLGRVGRFVASVLRPGGRFVAVLMADRCLLETTYFLLRARPSSAFRRWTRKAINVPVGGGTVPTWYHPPSTLRQVFGPSFILEDLRPIGLFVPPGYLEPLVRHRPRLLHLLGRMDRYFSRASGLARLGDHVLIQFRRSA, encoded by the coding sequence ATGGACGCGTTCGATGCCGCCGCCGCCACATACGACGTCGACTTCACCGACAGTGCGGTCGGAAGGGCCCAACGTGAGCAGGTGTGGCGCGCACTGGCCCCCCTGCTGGCGGGTCCGTCCCTGCGGGTGCTCGAGCTCAACTGCGGCACCGGTGCCGATGCCGTTCACATGGCGCAGGCCGGTCATACCGTGCTGGCCACCGACCGCAGCCCGGCCATGATCGCCGCCACCCGGGTCCATGTCCAGCGCGCCGGGCTCGCCCAACGGGTGCGCACCGCCCCGCTCGATCTGACGGCTCCGGCACTGCCCGAGGCAGAAGGTCCATTCGACCTCGTGCTCTCCGACCTCGGCGGGCTCAACTGCATCGATGTGGACGACCTTGGGCGCGTTGGGCGCTTCGTCGCATCCGTGCTCCGTCCCGGAGGCCGGTTCGTCGCGGTGCTGATGGCCGACCGCTGCCTGCTCGAAACGACCTACTTCCTGCTGCGAGCGCGGCCATCATCGGCCTTTCGGCGATGGACCCGGAAGGCCATCAACGTCCCCGTGGGCGGTGGCACCGTGCCCACCTGGTATCATCCCCCGTCCACCCTCCGGCAGGTGTTCGGGCCGTCGTTCATCCTGGAGGACCTTCGGCCCATCGGTCTGTTCGTACCTCCTGGATACCTTGAACCGCTCGTGCGGCATCGGCCCCGCCTGCTTCACCTGTTGGGGCGCATGGACCGGTACTTTTCTCGGGCATCCGGCCTTGCGCGCCTCGGTGATCACGTCCTCATCCAGTTCCGCCGCAGCGCATGA
- a CDS encoding B12-binding domain-containing radical SAM protein produces the protein MARVLLTNAYFHRLDRKQWQDARPYPPLGTLLAAAVLREAGHAVHVHDSGLARGPEDLLPALEAHAPRVLVIQDDGFNYLTKMCLTVMREACLRMIGLGKQQGCLVVVNSSDASDHPELYLKAGADAVVLGESEEALRELVEHWSAGTPWRSVANVAHLGPDGDVQRTPKRPVMRDLDALPLPAWDLIDLAPYRRIWMRSQGRFSLNVATTRGCPFKCNWCAKPIYGNRYNSRSPEHVVLEMELLGDRAAPDHLWMCDDIFGLKPGWVQRFADLVEERGVRIPYKIQSRVDLLLESDTIDALVRSGLEEVWVGAESGSQHILDAMDKGTRVEQIAEATRLLKAKGVRVGFFLQFGYPGESDADVERTIRMVEDLMPHDIGVSISYPLPGTPFFERVRPELGDKANWSDSDDLAMMFRGSRSPAYYKRLHRYVHARYRRRQAVLALTQALRGGPTDLRRGFSLLYYQPAVLVNRIRLSAT, from the coding sequence ATGGCCCGGGTGCTGCTCACCAACGCCTACTTCCACCGCCTCGACCGCAAGCAGTGGCAGGACGCGCGCCCCTACCCCCCGCTCGGCACCCTGCTGGCCGCGGCCGTGCTGCGCGAGGCCGGTCACGCGGTGCATGTGCATGACAGCGGTCTCGCCCGCGGACCGGAGGACCTCCTGCCCGCCCTGGAGGCCCACGCACCCCGGGTGCTGGTGATCCAGGACGACGGCTTCAACTACCTCACCAAGATGTGCCTCACGGTGATGCGCGAGGCCTGCCTGCGCATGATCGGCCTGGGCAAGCAACAGGGCTGCCTGGTGGTGGTGAACAGTTCCGATGCGTCCGACCATCCCGAGCTCTACCTGAAGGCCGGTGCGGATGCCGTGGTGCTCGGCGAGAGCGAGGAGGCCCTGCGCGAACTGGTGGAGCACTGGTCCGCCGGAACGCCATGGCGGTCGGTGGCGAACGTGGCCCACCTCGGACCCGATGGGGATGTCCAGCGTACACCCAAGCGCCCCGTGATGCGCGACCTCGATGCGCTGCCCCTGCCCGCCTGGGACCTCATCGACCTGGCCCCCTACCGTCGCATCTGGATGCGCTCCCAGGGCCGCTTCAGCCTCAACGTGGCCACCACCCGCGGCTGCCCGTTCAAGTGCAACTGGTGCGCGAAGCCCATCTACGGCAACCGGTACAACAGCCGTTCACCCGAACACGTGGTGCTCGAGATGGAACTGCTCGGCGACCGGGCGGCCCCGGACCACTTGTGGATGTGCGACGACATCTTCGGCCTCAAGCCCGGCTGGGTGCAGCGCTTCGCCGACCTGGTCGAGGAACGCGGCGTGCGGATCCCCTACAAGATCCAGAGCCGGGTCGACCTGCTCCTGGAGAGCGACACCATCGATGCGCTGGTGCGCTCCGGTCTGGAGGAGGTGTGGGTGGGCGCGGAGAGCGGCAGCCAGCACATCCTGGATGCCATGGACAAGGGCACGCGCGTGGAGCAGATCGCCGAGGCCACCCGCCTGCTGAAGGCCAAGGGCGTGCGTGTCGGCTTCTTCCTGCAGTTCGGGTATCCCGGCGAGAGCGACGCCGACGTGGAGCGCACCATCCGCATGGTGGAGGACCTGATGCCGCATGACATCGGCGTTTCCATCAGCTACCCGCTCCCCGGAACGCCCTTCTTCGAGCGTGTGCGACCGGAGCTCGGCGACAAAGCCAACTGGAGCGACAGCGACGACCTGGCGATGATGTTCCGCGGCTCCCGCTCACCGGCCTACTACAAGCGGCTCCACCGCTACGTACATGCCCGATACCGCCGCCGTCAGGCCGTGCTCGCGCTCACACAGGCGCTCCGCGGAGGTCCGACCGATCTCCGCCGCGGGTTCTCCCTGCTCTACTACCAGCCCGCCGTATTGGTCAACCGCATCCGCCTCTCCGCCACGTGA
- a CDS encoding metallophosphoesterase family protein, translating to MRTVTLACTVLQFLFVSAQDEVIVPFGATWKYLDNGSNQGTAWSSTAYNDAAWASGPAQLGYGEGDEATVIGYGPNPSSKYRTSYFRTTLSVPNATTFGGFRVRFIRDDGLIMYVNGTEVLRNNMNQGAQSYTAFSYSGISGSDESRVYEHLIPAGPFVNGSNTIAVEVHQDDPASSDVSFDMEITAMDGTPGVYSEPYLQQASPTSIKVLWKTDSPCLSKVRYGLQPNLLDMEVTGGAPVLDHEVQVNGLTPGTNYYYTVGTPTADLTPAGDPSYSFRTLPAPTIASPVRIWVTGDQGTGFAEQLAVRDAYLAYAGANGAADAWLTLGDNAYLQGREAEFQVNIFNGVYGAILRNTCLWPVPGNHYYYSGASAATQTGTYYSLFAPPTSGQCGGVPSGTESYYSFDIGNVHIVCLDSYGVSRSAAGAMALWLQQDLVQAELLSDWIIVAFHHPPYTKGSHDSDNISDSGGIMFDMRQTFLPILEAHGVDLVLCGHSHVYERSFLIDGHHGTSSTWNASTMRKDGTSGNANTTGAYQKPGDLEPHAGTVYAVCGVSGKRASGASLNHPAMYMSTQGHWGSLLLDVHGDSLRMRFMNSTGAMVDQVDIHKTTGTLRVQARTLLDGPYDPGTGLMADQLRSAGLIPLTHPHTGLFTPVGPSPEAVLPSVLATSGPDAIVDWAFMQLRSAIDPTTVVAACSVLIQRDGDLVDVDGSSPVEFTAPMDRYHIAVLHRNHVGIMTAAPVLLDHGVKAVDLSLPSTAVWGVGARKDLGTVQTMWSGDGRKDGQLRYIGSQNDRDAILVRIGGLVPTQVVPGYLPEDHNLDGSVRYVGAQNDRDPILQNIGGTLPTAVRAQQVP from the coding sequence ATGCGTACCGTCACACTGGCCTGCACAGTACTTCAGTTCCTGTTCGTGTCCGCCCAGGACGAGGTGATCGTACCCTTCGGCGCCACATGGAAGTATCTCGATAACGGATCGAACCAGGGAACAGCGTGGTCCTCGACCGCATACAACGATGCGGCCTGGGCCAGCGGCCCGGCGCAACTGGGCTATGGCGAAGGCGACGAGGCCACCGTGATCGGCTATGGACCCAACCCGAGCTCGAAATACCGCACGAGCTATTTCCGCACGACGCTCTCCGTGCCGAACGCAACGACCTTCGGGGGGTTCAGGGTACGGTTCATCCGCGACGATGGCCTGATCATGTACGTGAACGGAACAGAGGTACTGCGCAACAACATGAACCAGGGGGCGCAGTCCTACACCGCGTTCTCCTACTCGGGGATCTCAGGGTCCGACGAGTCCAGGGTATACGAGCACCTGATCCCCGCAGGCCCTTTCGTCAACGGGTCGAACACCATCGCCGTGGAGGTGCATCAGGACGATCCCGCCTCCAGTGACGTCAGCTTCGACATGGAGATCACCGCCATGGACGGCACACCCGGCGTTTATAGCGAACCCTATCTGCAACAGGCGTCGCCCACGAGCATCAAGGTGCTTTGGAAGACCGATTCACCCTGCCTTTCCAAAGTCCGGTACGGACTTCAACCGAACCTGCTGGACATGGAGGTCACAGGAGGGGCTCCCGTCCTCGATCATGAGGTCCAGGTCAATGGCCTCACTCCCGGCACCAACTACTACTACACCGTGGGCACACCGACCGCGGACCTTACCCCCGCCGGCGACCCGTCCTACAGTTTCCGAACGCTGCCCGCCCCCACCATCGCCTCCCCTGTGCGCATTTGGGTCACCGGGGACCAGGGCACCGGCTTCGCCGAACAGCTGGCCGTGCGCGATGCGTATCTCGCCTACGCCGGTGCGAACGGTGCGGCCGATGCCTGGTTGACGCTTGGCGACAACGCGTACCTCCAAGGCCGCGAGGCCGAGTTCCAGGTCAATATCTTCAATGGCGTGTACGGAGCCATCCTCCGCAACACCTGTCTGTGGCCCGTACCCGGGAACCATTACTATTACTCCGGAGCGAGCGCGGCCACGCAGACCGGGACCTATTACTCGCTCTTCGCTCCGCCCACGAGCGGACAATGCGGTGGCGTACCCTCCGGGACCGAATCCTACTACAGCTTCGACATCGGCAACGTGCACATCGTCTGCTTGGACAGTTACGGCGTGTCCCGTTCGGCCGCCGGTGCCATGGCGCTGTGGCTGCAGCAGGACCTGGTCCAGGCGGAGCTCCTGAGCGACTGGATCATCGTGGCCTTTCACCACCCGCCGTACACCAAGGGCTCGCATGACAGCGACAACATCTCGGACAGCGGCGGGATCATGTTCGATATGCGGCAGACCTTTCTGCCGATCCTCGAGGCCCATGGCGTCGATCTGGTGCTGTGCGGGCACAGCCATGTGTACGAGCGCTCCTTCCTGATCGATGGTCACCACGGTACCTCATCGACATGGAACGCGTCGACGATGCGCAAGGATGGTACATCCGGCAATGCGAATACCACGGGCGCCTACCAGAAACCCGGGGACCTCGAGCCCCATGCCGGAACCGTGTACGCCGTGTGCGGGGTCAGTGGGAAGCGGGCCAGCGGTGCGTCCCTCAACCATCCGGCGATGTACATGAGCACACAGGGGCACTGGGGTTCGCTCCTCCTGGACGTCCACGGCGATTCGCTGCGGATGCGGTTCATGAACTCCACAGGGGCCATGGTCGACCAAGTTGATATCCACAAGACGACCGGCACCCTACGCGTCCAGGCACGCACCCTGCTGGATGGCCCTTATGATCCCGGCACCGGCCTGATGGCCGACCAGCTCCGCTCCGCCGGTCTCATCCCCCTCACACATCCGCATACCGGTTTGTTCACGCCTGTGGGTCCGAGCCCGGAGGCCGTCCTTCCGTCGGTCCTCGCGACCTCGGGTCCGGATGCCATCGTGGATTGGGCCTTCATGCAGCTGCGCAGCGCCATCGACCCGACCACGGTGGTGGCCGCGTGCTCCGTGCTGATCCAACGGGATGGGGACCTCGTCGATGTGGACGGCAGTTCCCCGGTCGAGTTCACCGCCCCGATGGACCGCTACCACATCGCCGTGCTGCATCGGAACCACGTCGGCATCATGACCGCAGCACCGGTCCTGCTCGACCACGGCGTGAAGGCCGTCGACCTCAGCCTGCCGAGCACGGCCGTCTGGGGTGTCGGAGCGCGAAAGGACCTTGGAACAGTGCAGACCATGTGGTCGGGCGATGGACGGAAGGACGGCCAGCTGCGCTACATAGGTTCGCAGAACGACCGTGATGCGATATTGGTGCGCATCGGAGGCCTTGTCCCCACGCAGGTGGTCCCCGGGTATCTGCCCGAGGACCACAACCTGGACGGTTCGGTGCGCTACGTCGGCGCGCAGAACGATCGGGACCCGATCCTGCAGAACATCGGTGGCACCCTGCCCACGGCGGTGAGGGCCCAGCAGGTCCCATAG
- a CDS encoding class I SAM-dependent methyltransferase, protein MSTGDAIDGGAAFDAVVHGVALLEDPGPFGDLYNRARGLEGRLLDDALVARLPQVMAGKHNAEWRVRTRSAQRLLDHLARTGRPLKVLDVGCGNGWLSALLARAGHIVLGIDRHLPELQQAARVFPDGPRFALADLFNPARDDRRFDVVLFAASFHYFPDALVTLRRACALAPGGEVHVMDSVLYADLEAARAARSRSATYYAQLGVPELATQYHAHALQEVQAAGPLTVLRRPGGWNALVDRVHGLHDPFHHLVCVVPAPGRRSWSRSWATGPPGGA, encoded by the coding sequence ATGAGCACGGGGGATGCGATCGATGGCGGAGCGGCGTTCGATGCGGTCGTCCATGGTGTTGCGCTGCTAGAGGATCCAGGTCCGTTCGGGGACCTGTACAACCGTGCGCGCGGGCTGGAGGGGCGGCTCCTGGATGATGCCCTTGTCGCGCGTTTACCGCAGGTCATGGCCGGAAAGCACAACGCTGAATGGCGCGTACGGACCCGCAGCGCGCAGCGGTTGCTGGATCATCTCGCACGTACCGGAAGGCCGCTGAAGGTGCTCGATGTCGGCTGCGGCAACGGCTGGCTATCCGCCCTGCTCGCACGAGCGGGCCATATAGTGCTTGGCATCGACCGCCACTTGCCGGAGCTACAGCAGGCTGCGCGCGTCTTTCCCGACGGCCCCCGCTTCGCCCTGGCCGACCTCTTCAACCCCGCGCGTGACGACCGCCGCTTCGATGTCGTGCTCTTCGCCGCCAGCTTCCACTACTTCCCTGATGCCCTGGTCACCCTCCGCCGCGCATGCGCCCTGGCGCCGGGTGGCGAGGTGCACGTGATGGACAGCGTGCTCTACGCGGACCTTGAGGCAGCCCGGGCCGCCCGGTCGCGTTCCGCCACCTACTACGCGCAGCTCGGCGTGCCGGAGCTCGCTACCCAATATCACGCTCACGCGCTTCAGGAGGTGCAAGCCGCGGGCCCCTTGACCGTTCTTCGGCGACCCGGCGGATGGAACGCCCTCGTGGACCGGGTCCACGGTCTTCACGATCCTTTCCATCACCTGGTGTGCGTCGTTCCCGCTCCTGGTAGGCGCTCTTGGAGCCGTTCATGGGCGACCGGTCCGCCGGGCGGCGCCTGA